The region AGCTGCGGACCGTAGCTCTGGCCGCCGTAAATCGGCAACACTTGAAAACCGGGGATGTGCGTGGCGTAGCGCTGGAAGGCTTCGGCCACCTGGATCGCCAGTTCGCGCGTCGGCGCCAGCACCAGCGCCTGCGGCGCAGTCTGGCGGATATCGATGCGCGACAGGATCGGCAGTGCAAATGCGGCGGTCTTGCCGGTGCCGGTCTGGGCCTGGCCCAGCACGTCGCGGTTGCTCAGCAGGATGGGGATGGTCGCGGCCTGGATCGGCGACGGCGATTCGTAACCGAGCTCTTTCAGCACGCGCAACAGCGGTTCGCTGAGATTGAGGTCGGAAAACAAGGGAAGGGGGGCTTCGGACATGAGGACTCACTGGTTCTTTTTTGGGACCGCAGGGCGCGGCCGCATGGGGATGCAGTTTACCCGCTTGTGACGCGCTCAGCGATGTTAAGTTGCAGCAGAACGCGCACCGGCGGTGGAAACGGGCGCTTTCTTGACCGATGGCAGGTGGAGATGTTGCCGGGGAGACAAACAATGCCCGGCAACAAGAATCAGGGCGGCAGACGAAAATCGGATGGAAAAACCACCCGCCCGGAGGGAATTTACTGGAAAGTGTTCGGTGTCAGCTGCAGCGGCGAGCCTTGCACTCCGGCGTGCACCAGGCGACGCGCGACGCCGGTGATGTTGGCTTCCAGTTCGCGGAAAGTGCGCATCGGCCCGATCGCCGTAAACATCTGCGAGGCCAGCTTGATCAGCGCTTCGTTGGAGATGAAGCACTCCCGGTTGACGAACTCCACGCATACAGAAAAAATCACGCCGGCGTTGGTCAATTTCACTTCGGTAACAGACTGCGACATGGCTTTTCCTTTAATCGGATAATCCACCCATAGTGCGCGTAAGTCCGGCGAATAGCAATCAAAATCGGCGATCACGCCGGGCCGGCGCGGCTTCCGGAAGGATTGGGCGGGTTCACTGCAGACAATGTATAATAGAGGCTCGTTGGGCGGTCTCGCCCTGTTCCCAGACCGGCCTGCCGTATCGCCAGTCTCCACTCTTTCCGGCCGCGCCAGCCTCTCGTTGCACTAGTTTTCCGGCACGCGGCCCGTTCTGTAGCAGTCCTGCCGCCGGCGACATTGTGCATCCGGCGCCAAGTCTCTCCGCATGTCTGCACGTGCACGCGGTGCTGCTTCCGGGCGAAAAACAAAACCGCACTGGTCCGCTCAAGCGGTAACCGGCCTCTTTTTTCTGCGATCTTCGGCGGATGTTGTTGCAGCCTTTTGCAAGCTGCCGCCTGCCGGTCGCCTTATTTGGAAACCACCATGGCTAAAGAAGAATTACTTGAAATGAACGGCCTCGTCGAAGAAGTCCTGCCCGATTCGCGCTTCCGCGTGAACCTGGAAAACGGTCATCGACTGATCGCCTACACCTCCGGCAAGATGCGCCAGAACCATATCCGCATCCTGGCCGGCGACAAAGTCACACTCGAACTGTCTCCTTACGACCTGAGCAAGGGCCGCATCACTTTCCGTCATCTGGAAAAGCGCGGACCGGTCGGTGGCGGACAGCAACGCCGTCGCTACTGATATCCCGGTACGCAACGAGATTGCGATGTCGAACGCGACACCCATAGAGCGCAGTAACGGCGCTGCAGCGATTTCCGCCAAGGCGATGGCGTTGGCGGCTGCGCTGGAAGTCGAGCTGGTCGAGTGCGTCTGGGATATCGGCGCCGACCTCACGCATGAACATGCGCACCGGCTCGATCTGATCACCGCAGCGAAATCCGTGCGCGTGTATTTTCCGGATCTGGAATTGACCACGTCCGGCAATGCTTCCCGCACCAAACGCACCGAGGAACGCCTGCAGCGCGCGATCGTTCAGCTGCAGCAACGCACACCGGCGCCGACATACGGGTATCGCTGAACGCTGCTGCCGCATGCGGACATGTCGCGAATTAAATCTCGATATGTTTAGGTAATCCCCAGGTTTACCTGTATATTCAAATTTGCACTTACATCAAGTCGTCGTTATTGTTGGTCTCTCCTCTTGAGCTCGCTTGCGAGCCTCCTCTGTCGGACTCTCTTCGGTTACATCTTTCTTGGTCTCGGGTGCGCTTCGGGCGTTGTCCCTCATTTTTTTCAAGGAAGTAAAAACATGTCTACAAGTCAAACAGGTACGGTCAAGTGGTTCAACGATGCCAAGGGCTTCGGCTTCATCACCCCTGATCAAGGCGGCGATGATCTGTTCGCGCATTTCCAGGACATCCAATCGAACGGCTTCAAGAGCCTGGCCGAAAACCAGCGCGTCTCGTTCGATCGCGGCACTGGTCCCAAGGGCGAAAAAGCCACCAATATCAAAGCGATCTGATCGCGTGATGTGACGTGAGGACCTTGGTCTTCACGGCATCCAAGTCCGGGATCGACAAACCGGCGGCACCACGCAGATAGCATGGGCCGCCGATGGAAAAATCCCGGCGCCGCAGTTTCTGCGGAATGACAAAGCTCGCTACGGCGGGCTTTGTTGCATTCCGGGCCGGCCTGCTTCGGCTATCATCGCGATTCCGTGATTTTCTCCGGCGACATCCATGCATCTTCCTCAGCAAGACTGGTCCGCGCGACTGGCGGTACTGGCCGGCGCGACCAGCGACGCCGACAGCGACGGCGCGCACGACATCAACCACCTGCATCGCGTCTGGCAGTCCGCCCGCATCCTGCTCGATGATTATCCCGACGCCGATGCGCTGGTGGTGCAGGCCGCCTGCTATCTGCACGACCTCGTTAACCTGCCCAAGAACGATCCGCAGCGTCATCTTGCCTCACGCCAAGCGGCGCAGCTTGCACGCCGGCATTTGCAGCAACTCGACTTCCCGTCGGAGAAACTCGATGCCGTCGCGCACGCCATCGAGGCGCACAGTTTTTCCGCCGGCATTGTAGCAACCACCATCGAAGCGCAGATCGTGCAGGATGCTGATCGTCTCGACGCGCTCGGCGCAGTCGGGCTGGCGCGCATGTTCTATACCGCCGGCCGCATGGGCAGCCAGCTGGCGCATGCCGGCGACGCGCGCGCAGAACATCGCGCACTGGATGACCGCCGCTACGCGCTCGACCATATCGCCTGCAAACTGGAAACCTTGCCTGCGACCATGCAGACCGGTGCCGGGCGCCGCCTCGCTGAACAGCGCATGCAATGGCTGCGCGACTTCCGCTCAAGATTTTTGTCGGAATGGGAAGGCAGCTGAAACCATTTTGCGGAATGCTGCTAGAATCGATTCATCGTTTTACTTTGCATTCATCCTTCATGTTCATCGCCGCCCTGTCCTGCCTGTTGTCGCTCAGCCTGTACGCCCTGGCTGCACGAGTACGCGCACGCACAGCTGCGGCCGGTAAACAAAAGAAACAGTCGCTCATCTGACCGGGGCGCGCTGTCCTGTCAGGTGGGCTGACAGGATGGCCAACGCAGACCGGACACGTTCCCCTCGCTAGTTCTCCTTGCACCTGCCGACAGACATTCACGGTCTGTAATCTTCATGGAGAGTAGCAATGCGTTCTTTCGACGGTATCTGGATTCCCCTGGTCACGCCCTTCCACGACGGCAAGATCGATTTCCCCGCTTTGCAGGCGCTCGCGCGCAGCATGTTCGACGCCGGCGTGTCCGGCCTGGTCGCCTGCGGCTCGACTGCCGAAGCCGCCGCGCTCGACGACGGCGAACAGCTCGCGGTGCTTGACGCCATTCTCGACGCCGTTCCCGGCTGTCCGGTGGCGATGGGCCTGGCCGGCAATCGCCAGGCCGCGATGCTGGAAAAGATGCAGAAAATCCAGCAACGCCCGGTCGCCGGCCTGCTAATTCCAGCGCCGTATTACATCCGCCCTTCGCAGGAAGGCCTGCGCGCGTTCTTTCTGACCATGGCCGATGCCGCCGAGGCACCGGTGATCATCTACAACATCCCCTACCGCAGCGGCATCAACATCGATGCCGCCACCATCCTCGCGCTCGCCGGCCACGAACGCATCGTCGCCGTCAAGGACTGCGGCGGCAATGCGGCGGCCACCATGGACCTGATCGCGCATGGCGGCTTGCAAATTATGGCGGGAGAAGACGAACAGATTTTTACGACGCTGTGCCTCGGCGGCAGCGGTGCGATTACTGCGGCGGCGCACATCCGTCCCGACCTGTTCGTGCGCGTGGCGCAACTGGTGCGAGCGCAGCGTCTGGTCGAAGCACGCGAACAATTCTACGATTTGCTGCCGCTGATCCGCCTGCTGTTCGCCGAACCGAATCCGGCCGTGATCAAGACCGCGCTGTCGATGATGGGCATGCTGCGCGACGAGTTGCGCGCACCGATGCAAGCCAGCTCGCCGGCTTTGCACGAGCGCTTGCGCCGTGAGCTGTCGCGGCTCGGCTGCCTGTAACCGACCGGGTTAAGGCAAGCCGGTAACGGCAGCGCCGCTGGCGATGCCCTGCTCGCGCAGGATGTCTGCCAGGCTGCGGCGAAAGCGCAGCAACGGCGCGGCCAGCCTGCCGCTGGCCAAACCCGGTGCATGCACCAGCCAGACGCCCATGCCGTTGTCGAATTCCGGCACCGTCAGCACGCGTATCTGTTTGCGGAAGGCGCTGCGTTTGAGCGCGCTCGGCGTGGTGATGCCGATGCCCACGCCGCGCGCCACCAGTGACAACTGCAACTCGGCGCCGAAGGCTTCCACGGCCACCGTAAACGGCTGGCGCCGCGCTTCCACGGCCAGCCGGATCGCGCTGCGCAAACCGCAACCATCCTGATTGAGCACCCATGAATGCTGCGCCAATTCGGCCAGCGCAACTTCGCCGCGCGGCAGCTTGAGCGACTTCGCCGCCACCACCAGGGCAGGCTCGCGGCCCAGCTTGTGGACCTGGAACCGCTCCGGCGGCGATACCCCATCGGGCACGATGATGGCGGCGGCGTCGATGATGTTTTTCTCCAGCATCTCCATCAATCCGGGCGACCAGGCGGCGGTCACGCGCACGCTCAGTTTCGGGAATTCGGTGCGCAGGCAATCGAGTGGCGTCGTCAAGGCCGCTTCCGACAAAAACGGCGGCACGCCCAGGCGAAGTTCACCGGTCGCGCCGGCTTGCGGCGACACGCGATCCATCATGTCGTCGACCGAAGCCAGCACGCGGCGCCCCATATCGTAGATGTCGCGCCCGGCCGAAGTCGGCTTGAGCGGCTTGGACTGGCGATCCAGCAGCGCGACCCCGAGCATGCTTTCCAGGCTTTGCACGCGCCGCGTGATGCCCGGCTGGGTCAGATGCAATCGCGCGGCGGCCGCGACGATGGAGCCGGTTTCAATGACGGCGACGTAGGCTTGCAGGTCTCGCGTGTTCAAAACAATCTCGCATAATATCTATGACAATAATTCAATTGTCGCATAATAATGCGCTGCCTATACTGGCCTCCCGCAATACCCGTGATGCCAGGAGCCCCGATGGAACAATGCAGCAAGCTTTCCCAAGACCGTGCCGATATCCCCGCAGCCTCCACGCGAATGAGCGCAGCGATGACGCTCCTGTTCGCTGCAGCGGTCGGCGTCATCGTCACCAATCTCTACGCCGTGCAGCCGATGCTGGCGGCGATCGGCGCGGCGATGCAGATTCCCGGCGGCGCCATCGGCCTGATTGCGATGCTGCCGCTGCTGGGTTACACCTGCGGCCAGTTCCTGATCGTGCCGCTCAGCGACTTGCATGAGAATCGCCGCCTGATCGTGCGGCTGCTGGCGGGTTGCGCCGCCTGTCTCGGCGTGGCGATGTTCAGCACGCACACCTGGCTGTTCCTGACGGCGATTTTCCTGGCCGGCGTCTTGTCGAGTGCGATCCAGATGCTGGTGCCGATGGCCGCCTTCATGAGCGAAGAAACGCATCGCGGCCGTGTCATCGGCAATGTGATGAGCGGCCTGATGCTGGGCATCATGCTGTCGCGTCCGATGGCCGGATGGCTGGCGAGCGTGGCGGGGTGGCGTGCGGTGTACGGCTTGCTGGCGCTGATCGTGGCGATGCTGGCGCTGGTGCTGGGCCGCGTATTGCCGGAGCGTCATCCGCAACAAACCCCGCGTTACCGGGACATCCTGGCCTCGCTGTGGCAATTGCTGCGCAGCGAGCCTGTCCTGCAATACGGCGCGCTGACCGGAGCGCTCGGCATGGCGGCGTATATGTCGTACTGGACCACGATTGCCTTGCTGCTGGTGCAGGAACCCTTTTCGCTCGGCGCAGGCGGCATCGCCGTGTTCGCGCTGGTCGGCGCCAGCGCAGTGTGCGCGACGCCCTTCGCGGGCCGCGCCGGCGATCGCGGACGGGGGCGCCTGGCCTCCCATCTGAGCCATCTTGGGATGCTCGCAGCGGGCTTGATCGCGGGCGTCGCCGGCAGCGGCTGGGGCGGCTTTGATGTCCATGCGCACGCCGGCATGGCGCTGGTGTTTCTGGGGGTTGCCGCCATCCTGCTCGACGGCGGTGTGGCCGCCGACCAGACGCTGGAACGCCGCAAGATCAACCTGCTGCCGCCGCAATTGCGCGGTCGTCTCAACGGCCTGTTCGTCGGCCTCCTGTTCATCGGCGGCGCGATCGGTGCGGCGCTGTCGGGATTTGCGTGGAAGCTGGGCGGCTGGACGGCGGTGTGCCTGTTGCAATTGCTGTTCTCCGCCACGATCGCCTGCTTGGCATACGGACAACATCGCCGCTGAACCTGGCGCGCTGTTACAAATCGCCAACAGGAGGCGGCGAACCAAGGCGTGCAGGTTTCGTCATACCGTTATCTCAATCTGTCGAGGAGGTAACGTGGCAAGCCAGGAAACGCAGCAACAATACCAACCACGCTGGCGCATCGCCGATCTGGATTTCTCGCGCATCGATCTGCAACGCGTACGCGACGATGAAAACACTTTCTACCTGGTGACCTGCGCCTCGTTCGTCGAAAGCGGCTCCGATCTGTATACCCACAACCTGGTCGACTTCTTCCGCGACAATGCAGAAGTGGCCGCGTGGCTGCGCGAACAATGGGAAGTGGAGGAGTTGCAGCACGGCGCGGCATTGCGTGCCTACGTCGAGCATGTCTGGCCCGAATTCGACTGGCAACAGGCCTACGACGGCTTCCTCGCCGAATATGCCGGCTACTGCAAGGTCGAACTGCTGGAACCGACCAAGGCGCTGGAGATGGCGGCGCGCTGCGTGGTCGAAACCGGCACCGCGACCTACTACCGCGCGCTGTCGCGCAGCGTGCAGGAACCGGTGTTGCAGGAACTGGCGGCGCGCATCTCGCACGACGAGGTCAACCACTACAAGCATTTCTACAAATACTTCCGCCAATATAGCCGGAGCGAAGGCATCAGCCGCTCGCGCGTACTCGGCACCTTGGGTCGCCGGACACTGGAAATGCGCAACGAAGACGCCGATTGCGCCATCCGTCATGCGCTGAAATTCCGCGAGCCGTTGCGCGCCGGTGATCCCGCTTACTTAAGACAGCTGAGCGCACGCATGAACGCCATCGTGCGCACCAATTTGACGCCGGACATGACCTTGAAGATGATCATGCGCCCGCTGGAGCTGCCGCCCAAGGTGCAAAGCTGGGTGCAATATCCTATCCGCCAACTGATGCAATACGTGTTT is a window of Herbaspirillum hiltneri N3 DNA encoding:
- a CDS encoding DUF1488 family protein translates to MSQSVTEVKLTNAGVIFSVCVEFVNRECFISNEALIKLASQMFTAIGPMRTFRELEANITGVARRLVHAGVQGSPLQLTPNTFQ
- the infA gene encoding translation initiation factor IF-1 translates to MAKEELLEMNGLVEEVLPDSRFRVNLENGHRLIAYTSGKMRQNHIRILAGDKVTLELSPYDLSKGRITFRHLEKRGPVGGGQQRRRY
- a CDS encoding cold-shock protein; its protein translation is MSTSQTGTVKWFNDAKGFGFITPDQGGDDLFAHFQDIQSNGFKSLAENQRVSFDRGTGPKGEKATNIKAI
- a CDS encoding HD domain-containing protein — protein: MHLPQQDWSARLAVLAGATSDADSDGAHDINHLHRVWQSARILLDDYPDADALVVQAACYLHDLVNLPKNDPQRHLASRQAAQLARRHLQQLDFPSEKLDAVAHAIEAHSFSAGIVATTIEAQIVQDADRLDALGAVGLARMFYTAGRMGSQLAHAGDARAEHRALDDRRYALDHIACKLETLPATMQTGAGRRLAEQRMQWLRDFRSRFLSEWEGS
- the dapA gene encoding 4-hydroxy-tetrahydrodipicolinate synthase encodes the protein MRSFDGIWIPLVTPFHDGKIDFPALQALARSMFDAGVSGLVACGSTAEAAALDDGEQLAVLDAILDAVPGCPVAMGLAGNRQAAMLEKMQKIQQRPVAGLLIPAPYYIRPSQEGLRAFFLTMADAAEAPVIIYNIPYRSGINIDAATILALAGHERIVAVKDCGGNAAATMDLIAHGGLQIMAGEDEQIFTTLCLGGSGAITAAAHIRPDLFVRVAQLVRAQRLVEAREQFYDLLPLIRLLFAEPNPAVIKTALSMMGMLRDELRAPMQASSPALHERLRRELSRLGCL
- a CDS encoding LysR family transcriptional regulator, producing the protein MNTRDLQAYVAVIETGSIVAAAARLHLTQPGITRRVQSLESMLGVALLDRQSKPLKPTSAGRDIYDMGRRVLASVDDMMDRVSPQAGATGELRLGVPPFLSEAALTTPLDCLRTEFPKLSVRVTAAWSPGLMEMLEKNIIDAAAIIVPDGVSPPERFQVHKLGREPALVVAAKSLKLPRGEVALAELAQHSWVLNQDGCGLRSAIRLAVEARRQPFTVAVEAFGAELQLSLVARGVGIGITTPSALKRSAFRKQIRVLTVPEFDNGMGVWLVHAPGLASGRLAAPLLRFRRSLADILREQGIASGAAVTGLP
- a CDS encoding MFS transporter gives rise to the protein MTLLFAAAVGVIVTNLYAVQPMLAAIGAAMQIPGGAIGLIAMLPLLGYTCGQFLIVPLSDLHENRRLIVRLLAGCAACLGVAMFSTHTWLFLTAIFLAGVLSSAIQMLVPMAAFMSEETHRGRVIGNVMSGLMLGIMLSRPMAGWLASVAGWRAVYGLLALIVAMLALVLGRVLPERHPQQTPRYRDILASLWQLLRSEPVLQYGALTGALGMAAYMSYWTTIALLLVQEPFSLGAGGIAVFALVGASAVCATPFAGRAGDRGRGRLASHLSHLGMLAAGLIAGVAGSGWGGFDVHAHAGMALVFLGVAAILLDGGVAADQTLERRKINLLPPQLRGRLNGLFVGLLFIGGAIGAALSGFAWKLGGWTAVCLLQLLFSATIACLAYGQHRR
- a CDS encoding ferritin-like domain-containing protein, producing the protein MASQETQQQYQPRWRIADLDFSRIDLQRVRDDENTFYLVTCASFVESGSDLYTHNLVDFFRDNAEVAAWLREQWEVEELQHGAALRAYVEHVWPEFDWQQAYDGFLAEYAGYCKVELLEPTKALEMAARCVVETGTATYYRALSRSVQEPVLQELAARISHDEVNHYKHFYKYFRQYSRSEGISRSRVLGTLGRRTLEMRNEDADCAIRHALKFREPLRAGDPAYLRQLSARMNAIVRTNLTPDMTLKMIMRPLELPPKVQSWVQYPIRQLMQYVFLR